ATGCACATATCCCTTCAAGACGTCCGCAAGCAGTTCGGAGACAAGATGGCCGTGGACGGCGTGTCTTTCCAGGTGCAAAGCGGACGCGTCTTCGGCCTGCTGGGGCCCAACGGCGCCGGCAAGACCACCCTCATCCGCATGCTGATGGACATCCTGCAGCCCGACTCGGGACAGATCCTCTACGGCGGACGGCCTCTCGATACCGTCCTCAAGGACAGCATCACCTACCTGCCCGAGGAGCGCGGGCTCTACCTCAAGCAGAAAGTGCGCCATGTGCTCGAGTATTTCGCCCGCCTCAAGGGCCTTTCCAAGTCCCGCGCCCGGGAGAGGATGGAATACTATCTGGAGCGGCTTGAGATGACGGCCACCGCCGATCAAAAGGTGGAAGAGCTCTCCAAGGGCAATCAGCAGAAGATCCAGTTGATCTCGGTCTTCGTCAGCGAGCCCGACCTGGTTATTCTCGACGAGCCCTTCTCGGGCCTCGATCCCCTCAACGTGCGCCTTTGCAAGTCGCTGCTCAAAGAAGAGAAAGGGAGAGGCACCACCATCCTGCTCTCCACCCACCAGATGAGTCAGGTGGAGGAGCTTTGCGACGACCTGATGATGATCAGCCAGGGCGTGAGGGTGCTCTACGGACCGGTTCAGGACATCATCCACCAGCATTCCGAACCGGCGGTGCTGATCACCTGCCGCCCGGCTCTCGACAGTGACCGGGAGGGAGTGGAAAAAGTCGTCGATTATAACGGGCGCCAGAAAGTCTTCCTGGGCGATGGACTCAAGCCTTCTCAGTTTCTCGGCCGCCTGGCGGCCGACGGCTACGAGATCGAAGATTTCACACGCGCCCTCTACACCCTGGAGGAGATCTTCGTACGGGTGGCCGAGAAGGCCGACGTGCTGGCGCCCGAGGACAGCGAGTTGGCTCGACAGACCCGGGAGGTGGCGTTATGAACAAGCTGTTGCTGGTGGCGCGGCGGGAATACATAGCCACGGTCAACCGCAAGGGCTTCCTCATCGCCACCTTCGGCATGCCGCTCTTTCTGGCGCTGATTTTCGGCTTCTTCGCCGTCATCGGGTTTTTCACGGCCCGGAGCGTACAGGAAGGCGTACGCCTGGTCGGAATCGTCGATGAAGCCGGCGTGCTGAGCATGCAGGCTCGCCAAGACGCGATCGGCGACTCGTCTCCCCCTGAGGGCTTGGACGACATTTTGGACCAGGTTCCCGGATTCTTGCGCGGTCTCCTGCAATCCCAGATCGAGCGGGCCGCCAAAGGTCCCGACCTGCAGTTGCTTGAAAGCCGGCAGGAGGCTGGGGAAGACGATTCTGTCGATGCTTATTACGTCATTCCCGAGGACTTTCGGCAGAGCGGCCAGGTGGAGCTCTACCGTCGCTCGGGCGGAACCTTCGACGACGACCGCCCTGCCTGGAGCACGCTGCAGCGCTGGATTCGGGCCAGCCTGGTGAGCGGAATGGTGGAGCCGTCCACGGCCCGCCTCTTGTGGTCTCCCCTGAGGCTGAAGACCCACGGACTCGACGGGGAAGGCGAGGCTCGCGAGGTGTCCAGCATCTTCGAGCAGATCAGGGGCTTCGTGGTGCCTTACCTGTTCACCATCATCTTTTTCATGGCCGTCATGAGTTCAGCCGGATACCTGCTGCAGGGCGTAGCCGAGGAGAAGGAAAACCGCGTCATCGAAATCCTCTTGTCGTCGGTTACTTCCGACCAACTGCTGGCCGGCAAGGTGCTGGGACAATGCGGAGCCGGACTGACTCAGATCGGGGTGTGGCTGCTGATCGCCTTCATTCCCGCCGTCTCCCTGCTGCCCTTTTTGGAATTTCGTCCGGTCCAGTTCATTACCGCGCCGCTCTATTTCATTCTGGGATTCCTGCTCTTCGGCACGCTGATGGGAGCCTTCGGATCGTTGGGCAACAACGTCAAAGAAAGCCAGCAGTGGGCCATGGTGTGGTCGATTGCCGCCGTCAGTCCATTCTTCGCCATCGCCATCATCCTGCAGCAGCCCAACGGGATGCTGGCCAAGGTCTTGAGCTTCATTCCGCTGACCTCGCCGCTGACCATGGTGCTGCGCACCTCCATGACCGACGTCCCGCCCTGGGAGATCGCCCTCTCGCTGTTGATTCTGATCTTGAGTCTGTTCGTGGTGGTGCGCCTTTCGGCCAAGCTCTTCCGCGTCGGCGTACTGCTCTACGGCAAACGGCCTTCTCTGAGGGAGGTGGCCCGCTGGATGCGGGCGGCCTGAGCCATTCCCATGTTTTCACCCTCGCAGCGCCAGAGCATCGCCCTCGACTATTTCCGGGCCGAGGGAGGCAAGGAGCATCCGGCCTGTCCGCAGTGCGGGGAGGACCTGAGCATCGCGGTCGACTACCAAGCCCTGCCCGACATCGCCTTGCAGGTCCGCTGCCCGGGCTGCCGGGAGGGTTTCCGCTGGCTGTCCGACCGCCTGCCTCAGGACTTCCGCGCCATGGACGTGGCCTATTTCATGGAATGCCTGGCCGAAGACCGTCCTCTGCGCTGCCCCCATGACGATGCCGCCATCGTCTCCCGCCGCTTTTCAGACGGGGTGGTGGAATTCAGATGTCCCTT
This sequence is a window from Acidobacteriota bacterium. Protein-coding genes within it:
- a CDS encoding ATP-binding cassette domain-containing protein codes for the protein MHISLQDVRKQFGDKMAVDGVSFQVQSGRVFGLLGPNGAGKTTLIRMLMDILQPDSGQILYGGRPLDTVLKDSITYLPEERGLYLKQKVRHVLEYFARLKGLSKSRARERMEYYLERLEMTATADQKVEELSKGNQQKIQLISVFVSEPDLVILDEPFSGLDPLNVRLCKSLLKEEKGRGTTILLSTHQMSQVEELCDDLMMISQGVRVLYGPVQDIIHQHSEPAVLITCRPALDSDREGVEKVVDYNGRQKVFLGDGLKPSQFLGRLAADGYEIEDFTRALYTLEEIFVRVAEKADVLAPEDSELARQTREVAL
- a CDS encoding ABC transporter permease, with the protein product MNKLLLVARREYIATVNRKGFLIATFGMPLFLALIFGFFAVIGFFTARSVQEGVRLVGIVDEAGVLSMQARQDAIGDSSPPEGLDDILDQVPGFLRGLLQSQIERAAKGPDLQLLESRQEAGEDDSVDAYYVIPEDFRQSGQVELYRRSGGTFDDDRPAWSTLQRWIRASLVSGMVEPSTARLLWSPLRLKTHGLDGEGEAREVSSIFEQIRGFVVPYLFTIIFFMAVMSSAGYLLQGVAEEKENRVIEILLSSVTSDQLLAGKVLGQCGAGLTQIGVWLLIAFIPAVSLLPFLEFRPVQFITAPLYFILGFLLFGTLMGAFGSLGNNVKESQQWAMVWSIAAVSPFFAIAIILQQPNGMLAKVLSFIPLTSPLTMVLRTSMTDVPPWEIALSLLILILSLFVVVRLSAKLFRVGVLLYGKRPSLREVARWMRAA